The Desulfoscipio gibsoniae DSM 7213 genome contains a region encoding:
- a CDS encoding CoB--CoM heterodisulfide reductase iron-sulfur subunit A family protein, producing MANKSILVVGGGISGITAALEAAETGQQVYIVEKKPYLGGKVTQVNQYFPKLCPPNCGLEINFQRIKKNPRINFFTMAEVESISGQEGNFDVTVKINPRFVNENCTGCNNCVDACPTQRPNAFNYGMDKTKAIYLPHQFAFPMKYVIDMDACQGAECGKCAAACPYEAIDLNMQPKTMNLNVGAIVWATGWDAYDATKLSYYGFGRYENVITNVMMERLAAINGPTNGKIVRPSDGKEIKSIAFIQCAGSRDENHLKACSSVCCLASLKQATYVREQYPDAEIYIYYIDIRARGKYEDFYTKVEREANVQFIKGKAGEIKEDPSTKQLIVVAENQIEQKVEQKAYDMVVLATGMAPATNVSKIPAEVDYDEDSFVISGSQPGIYAAGCVKNPLDVASAVRDATATALKAIQSTVRGQQ from the coding sequence ATGGCAAATAAAAGCATATTGGTAGTAGGGGGGGGCATTAGCGGTATAACTGCAGCCCTGGAAGCCGCTGAAACAGGTCAGCAGGTTTACATTGTAGAAAAAAAGCCGTATCTGGGTGGCAAGGTAACTCAGGTTAACCAGTACTTCCCAAAACTGTGTCCACCTAACTGTGGTTTGGAAATTAATTTTCAGCGGATTAAGAAAAATCCCAGGATCAATTTCTTTACCATGGCCGAAGTTGAAAGTATTTCAGGACAGGAAGGTAACTTTGATGTTACAGTAAAAATCAACCCACGTTTTGTTAATGAGAACTGCACCGGCTGCAATAACTGTGTTGATGCTTGCCCTACCCAAAGGCCCAATGCTTTTAATTATGGCATGGATAAGACAAAGGCAATTTACCTGCCGCATCAATTTGCCTTTCCTATGAAATATGTTATTGATATGGATGCATGTCAAGGTGCGGAGTGCGGCAAATGTGCGGCAGCCTGCCCGTATGAAGCAATTGATTTAAATATGCAGCCTAAGACAATGAACTTAAATGTGGGTGCCATTGTGTGGGCTACCGGTTGGGACGCCTATGACGCTACCAAACTCAGCTACTATGGCTTTGGACGGTATGAAAATGTTATTACCAATGTAATGATGGAAAGATTAGCTGCCATCAATGGTCCAACCAATGGTAAAATTGTACGTCCTTCCGACGGTAAAGAAATCAAGAGCATTGCTTTTATCCAATGTGCCGGTTCCCGGGATGAGAACCATTTGAAAGCATGTTCATCTGTGTGCTGCTTGGCTTCTTTGAAACAAGCGACTTATGTGCGGGAACAGTACCCTGATGCTGAAATTTATATTTATTATATAGACATCAGGGCAAGGGGCAAATATGAAGATTTCTATACTAAGGTTGAGCGGGAAGCCAATGTTCAATTCATCAAGGGTAAGGCCGGCGAAATCAAGGAAGACCCGTCAACCAAGCAATTAATAGTTGTGGCTGAAAACCAGATTGAACAAAAAGTTGAACAAAAAGCATATGACATGGTAGTGCTGGCCACTGGTATGGCACCTGCTACCAATGTGAGCAAGATACCCGCCGAAGTGGATTATGACGAGGATAGCTTTGTAATATCCGGTTCACAGCCTGGGATTTATGCCGCCGGATGCGTCAAAAACCCGTTGGACGTTGCCTCAGCTGTGAGAGATGCCACAGCTACTGCACTTAAGGCGATCCAATCTACGGTGAGGGGGCAACAGTAA
- the aprA gene encoding adenylyl-sulfate reductase subunit alpha — protein MPMNFETVEVTTDFLIVGGGMAACGAAVEASYWAKKNGLKVTLVDKAAMDRSGAVAMGLSAINQYLGVGKGKNTVEQYVEYVKNDLMGIARDDLVYNIARHVDGTVHLFEKWGLPIWKNDDGDYVNEGRWQIMINGESYKVIVAEAAKNALGMDNIYERVFIIEPLLDGDRIAGAVGFSVRENKFYVFKAKAVLACMGGAVGVFKPRSTGEGLGRSWYPPFSTGSSAYFTIRAGAEMTCQEVRFIPVRFKDAYGPVGAWFLLFKSRAISAIGGEYMVERRDELQNWAPYGLVKPIPANLRNYLGMLDVSEGKGPLLMMTNEAIAKLADAYKDDPKAFKKKMKELESEAWEDFLDMTISQALLWAATNTAPEEKSSEIAAAEPYFIGSHSGASGAWVSGPEDIAPAEYFWGYANMTTVKGLFAAGDASGASSHKFSSGSHAEGRIAAKAAIKFIVENNTQPNVDAAKVEELKAATYKPLEIYEANKDFTTDPEVNPAYIKPKMFMFRLQKLMDEYVGGVSANFSTNKPSLDRAVELLKFMKEDAEKLAAADLHELMRCWENIHRMWQAESHVRTVMFREETRWPGYYFRADAPKMDEENWLCFVNLKWDPATAQWDVFKKPVIRLFG, from the coding sequence ATGCCGATGAATTTTGAAACTGTTGAAGTTACCACTGACTTTCTTATCGTAGGCGGTGGTATGGCAGCCTGCGGGGCAGCCGTGGAAGCATCTTACTGGGCCAAGAAAAACGGTCTAAAAGTTACCTTAGTGGACAAAGCCGCGATGGATCGCTCCGGTGCTGTGGCCATGGGTCTGTCCGCTATTAACCAGTACCTCGGTGTTGGTAAAGGCAAAAATACTGTTGAGCAGTATGTAGAATATGTTAAAAACGACCTCATGGGTATTGCCCGTGACGACTTAGTATATAACATTGCCCGCCACGTTGACGGCACTGTGCATTTGTTTGAAAAGTGGGGCCTGCCCATTTGGAAAAATGACGATGGTGATTACGTAAATGAAGGTCGTTGGCAGATCATGATCAACGGTGAATCTTACAAGGTCATCGTTGCTGAAGCCGCCAAGAACGCTCTTGGTATGGACAATATTTACGAGCGCGTATTCATTATTGAGCCTCTTCTTGATGGCGATAGAATTGCCGGTGCTGTGGGCTTCAGCGTTCGCGAAAATAAATTCTATGTTTTTAAAGCTAAAGCTGTATTGGCCTGCATGGGCGGTGCCGTAGGCGTATTCAAGCCACGCTCCACTGGTGAAGGTCTCGGCCGTTCCTGGTATCCCCCGTTCTCCACTGGTTCCAGTGCATATTTCACAATCCGTGCCGGCGCAGAAATGACCTGCCAGGAAGTACGTTTCATCCCGGTTCGCTTCAAGGATGCTTACGGCCCGGTTGGTGCTTGGTTCCTGCTCTTTAAATCAAGAGCCATTAGTGCTATTGGTGGCGAATACATGGTAGAGCGCCGTGACGAACTGCAAAACTGGGCTCCTTATGGCCTGGTGAAGCCGATTCCGGCCAACTTGCGTAACTATCTTGGCATGCTGGATGTAAGCGAAGGCAAAGGCCCCCTGCTCATGATGACCAACGAAGCTATTGCCAAGCTGGCTGATGCTTATAAAGATGATCCCAAGGCCTTCAAGAAGAAAATGAAGGAACTGGAATCCGAAGCTTGGGAAGATTTCCTTGATATGACTATCTCTCAAGCTCTGCTGTGGGCAGCTACCAACACTGCTCCGGAAGAGAAATCCTCCGAAATCGCTGCTGCTGAGCCTTACTTCATCGGCTCTCACTCCGGTGCATCCGGCGCATGGGTATCCGGTCCCGAAGATATCGCTCCGGCTGAATATTTCTGGGGTTATGCCAACATGACTACTGTCAAGGGTCTGTTTGCTGCTGGTGACGCTTCCGGCGCTTCCAGCCATAAGTTCTCCTCCGGTTCACACGCTGAAGGTAGAATTGCTGCTAAAGCTGCTATTAAGTTCATCGTGGAAAATAACACCCAGCCCAATGTTGATGCTGCTAAAGTGGAAGAACTGAAGGCTGCTACCTACAAGCCTCTGGAAATCTACGAAGCCAATAAAGACTTTACCACTGACCCCGAAGTCAACCCGGCTTACATTAAACCCAAAATGTTCATGTTCCGCCTGCAAAAGCTCATGGACGAGTATGTTGGTGGCGTGAGTGCCAACTTCAGCACCAACAAGCCTAGCCTCGACAGGGCTGTGGAACTGCTTAAGTTCATGAAAGAAGACGCCGAAAAACTGGCTGCTGCTGACCTGCATGAACTGATGAGATGCTGGGAAAACATCCACCGGATGTGGCAAGCCGAATCTCACGTACGCACAGTGATGTTCCGTGAAGAGACCCGTTGGCCCGGTTACTACTTCCGTGCTGATGCTCCGAAGATGGATGAAGAAAACTGGCTGTGCTTTGTTAACCTTAAGTGGGATCCCGCCACTGCTCAGTGGGATGTATTTAAGAAGCCCGTTATCCGCTTGTTCGGTTAG
- the aprB gene encoding adenylyl-sulfate reductase subunit beta: MPTFVMAEKCDGCKGQDKTACMYACPNDLMVLDKEKMKAFNRDPWHCWECLCCAKACPQQAMDLRGYADFVPMGASVTPLRGSDNIMWTVKFRDGMVKRFKFPIRTTEEGTAVPGGDFAEGAGDLNSPALFTEPASLLMDEVPTIKK, from the coding sequence ATGCCAACTTTTGTAATGGCTGAGAAATGTGACGGTTGCAAGGGTCAAGACAAAACCGCTTGCATGTATGCATGCCCCAACGATTTGATGGTTCTCGACAAAGAGAAAATGAAAGCTTTTAACCGTGACCCCTGGCACTGCTGGGAATGCCTGTGCTGCGCCAAAGCCTGTCCGCAGCAAGCTATGGACCTGCGTGGTTACGCTGACTTCGTACCCATGGGTGCCAGTGTAACTCCTCTGAGAGGTTCGGACAACATTATGTGGACCGTTAAGTTCAGAGACGGTATGGTTAAGCGCTTCAAATTCCCCATCAGGACCACTGAAGAAGGTACCGCAGTTCCCGGCGGCGATTTTGCCGAAGGCGCTGGTGACCTGAATAGCCCAGCTCTGTTCACCGAGCCGGCATCCCTGTTGATGGACGAAGTGCCGACCATCAAGAAGTAA
- the sat gene encoding sulfate adenylyltransferase, protein MALPKPHGPEGKLMPLLLYGDERAAEIKRAEGLPKVYMSSRETSDVLMLGIGAFTPLKGFMKKDDYTGCVFNLKLTDGTMWPMPVTLSITGEEKDAIGLKEGMEVALYDRASGELYATMLVEEIYTYDKEAECREVFKTLDAEGHPGVASVMKQGEFNVGGPIKVLNEGIYPQKYPKYYLYPAEARKLFEEKGWSNVVAFQTRNPMHRSHEYLCKFAMESGMVDGCFIHAIVGALKPGDIPGEVRTKCYEVLVDKYFPKENIALGVYPMEMRYGGPREALLHAVFRQNWGCKYLIVGRDHAGVGDYYGPFDAQTIFDTLWEGALELKPMLIAWTFYCYKCQSMASQRTCPHGPEDRCVVSGTKFRRMMQEGEEIPKEFGRPEVMEILREYYKTAEKVEIKKGAYEDIPGPQK, encoded by the coding sequence ATGGCGCTACCTAAACCGCATGGCCCTGAAGGAAAATTAATGCCCTTGTTGCTGTATGGCGATGAAAGAGCAGCTGAGATCAAAAGAGCGGAAGGCTTGCCCAAGGTCTATATGAGTTCAAGGGAAACTTCCGATGTTCTGATGCTCGGTATTGGTGCATTTACCCCGTTAAAAGGTTTTATGAAGAAAGATGATTATACCGGCTGCGTATTTAATCTTAAACTAACCGATGGAACTATGTGGCCTATGCCGGTAACCCTGTCGATTACCGGTGAAGAAAAAGATGCCATTGGCCTCAAGGAAGGCATGGAAGTGGCTCTTTATGACAGAGCATCTGGTGAATTGTACGCTACCATGCTGGTAGAAGAAATTTATACTTATGACAAAGAAGCCGAGTGCCGTGAAGTATTTAAAACCCTGGATGCCGAAGGTCACCCCGGCGTAGCCAGCGTTATGAAGCAAGGCGAATTCAACGTGGGCGGCCCCATCAAGGTACTTAACGAGGGTATCTATCCTCAAAAATACCCCAAGTACTACCTGTACCCCGCTGAAGCCCGTAAGCTCTTTGAAGAAAAAGGCTGGTCCAACGTGGTTGCGTTCCAAACCAGGAACCCCATGCACCGCTCTCACGAATATCTCTGCAAGTTCGCCATGGAAAGCGGTATGGTGGACGGCTGCTTTATCCATGCCATCGTAGGTGCATTAAAGCCTGGCGATATTCCGGGTGAAGTCCGTACCAAATGCTATGAAGTTTTGGTTGACAAGTACTTCCCGAAAGAAAATATTGCTCTGGGTGTATATCCTATGGAAATGCGTTATGGCGGACCTCGTGAAGCTCTATTGCACGCCGTTTTCCGTCAAAACTGGGGTTGCAAATACCTCATCGTGGGTCGCGACCATGCCGGTGTAGGCGACTACTATGGTCCATTTGATGCCCAGACGATATTTGATACTCTCTGGGAAGGTGCCCTCGAGCTTAAACCAATGTTGATTGCTTGGACATTCTACTGTTACAAGTGCCAGAGTATGGCCAGCCAGCGCACCTGCCCGCATGGTCCGGAAGATCGTTGTGTGGTCAGTGGCACCAAGTTCCGCCGCATGATGCAGGAGGGTGAAGAAATTCCCAAAGAGTTTGGCCGCCCCGAAGTTATGGAAATTCTTCGCGAGTACTATAAAACTGCGGAAAAAGTTGAGATTAAGAAGGGTGCATATGAAGACATCCCTGGTCCCCAGAAATAA
- a CDS encoding YkgJ family cysteine cluster protein: MLPLVKLNPAISQAEDNNLFDKLEEIYNKLPEMVCDRCGTCCTVPHPAYIVEYLNMFRYVNKNYPEKWPQFIEGAVRYYFLELVDIHQRCPFLDEHNNCQVYEVRPFACRTYGMMGKRNTHDLTRRNMEKLVEKYRSEHNIELPGEIVEFELPYCEKVKVTNGDHKTPMELVQLLTADIGQLELFFVPMPVIESQFTFMPYVNHLVMSVVSEGARLRRPKVMQEFLAQGHSELLEKYIEKYRSTSF; this comes from the coding sequence ATGCTGCCACTGGTTAAGCTTAATCCCGCTATAAGCCAGGCTGAGGATAATAATTTGTTTGACAAATTAGAGGAAATATACAATAAATTGCCGGAGATGGTATGTGATCGCTGCGGTACTTGCTGTACAGTGCCGCACCCGGCGTATATAGTGGAATATTTAAATATGTTTCGCTATGTTAATAAAAATTATCCAGAAAAGTGGCCTCAGTTTATTGAAGGTGCAGTGCGCTACTATTTTCTGGAGTTGGTGGACATACACCAGCGCTGCCCATTTTTAGATGAGCACAATAACTGCCAGGTATATGAAGTTCGCCCCTTTGCATGCCGGACTTATGGTATGATGGGAAAGCGAAATACACATGATTTGACCCGGCGCAATATGGAAAAGCTGGTGGAGAAGTACAGGTCGGAGCACAATATAGAATTGCCCGGGGAGATAGTTGAATTTGAGCTACCCTATTGCGAAAAAGTTAAGGTGACCAATGGGGATCATAAAACGCCAATGGAATTAGTCCAACTTTTAACAGCTGACATTGGACAACTGGAATTGTTTTTTGTGCCCATGCCTGTGATTGAAAGTCAATTTACATTTATGCCTTATGTCAATCATTTGGTGATGAGTGTTGTCAGCGAAGGGGCAAGATTGCGTCGTCCTAAAGTGATGCAGGAATTTCTGGCTCAGGGTCACAGTGAACTGCTGGAAAAATATATAGAAAAGTACAGGAGCACATCATTTTAA
- a CDS encoding NifB/NifX family molybdenum-iron cluster-binding protein, producing MKIALPHEYGHINQHFGRSREFIIVELTEGEIVGKKIVSSEQLQHNHEGLAGLLTDEQVDVVIVGGIGARALEPLKNMGLTVVSGVNGKIEEAVYKYVQGQLPTNSEVCCHHHGEHHGDGCSH from the coding sequence ATGAAAATTGCTTTACCCCATGAATATGGCCATATTAACCAGCACTTTGGCAGAAGTAGGGAATTTATTATTGTAGAATTGACAGAGGGTGAAATTGTAGGTAAAAAAATCGTTTCATCTGAGCAATTGCAGCATAATCACGAAGGATTGGCCGGGTTGTTAACAGACGAGCAAGTGGATGTTGTGATCGTGGGAGGCATTGGAGCCCGGGCGTTGGAGCCATTAAAAAATATGGGTTTGACTGTGGTTAGCGGAGTTAATGGGAAAATTGAAGAAGCTGTGTATAAATATGTGCAGGGCCAATTACCCACCAATTCTGAAGTTTGTTGCCATCATCACGGCGAGCATCATGGTGATGGATGCAGCCATTAA
- a CDS encoding TusE/DsrC/DsvC family sulfur relay protein produces MAFLEVDGKQIELDEDGFVLNPDEWTDGVATSFAEGEGIKELTEDHWKVIHYLRDYYKQFQVAPMVRKMCKQTGYSLKQIYELFPSGPAKGACKLAGLPKPTGCV; encoded by the coding sequence ATGGCTTTTCTTGAAGTAGATGGAAAGCAGATTGAACTGGATGAGGACGGTTTTGTTCTTAACCCCGATGAATGGACTGATGGCGTAGCGACCTCCTTTGCCGAAGGCGAAGGTATTAAGGAACTTACCGAAGACCATTGGAAAGTAATTCATTACTTGCGTGATTATTACAAGCAGTTCCAGGTTGCCCCGATGGTAAGGAAAATGTGTAAACAAACCGGTTACAGTTTAAAACAAATTTATGAATTATTCCCATCTGGTCCGGCCAAAGGCGCATGCAAATTGGCAGGTCTGCCCAAGCCCACCGGTTGTGTATAA
- a CDS encoding Na/Pi cotransporter family protein — protein sequence MPFSVQDMLFYALGGLGIFLFGIKYMSEGLQSVAGERMREFLEKGTKTPLRGVVTGALVTALIQSSSGTTVLTVGLVNAGLLTLRQAIGVIMGANIGTTLTAYLIGFKLEDYALPIIAIGVIMLFFIKNKKIGNVGQVLFGFGMLFYGMSVMGDGLKPLKDWPVFFNLMTNVENNPLLGVLIGTIFTFVVQSSSATIGVLQELADQGAVTYVQAVPILFGDNIGTTVTALLASIGTTVAARRAALTHTLFNLSGTALFLPLFLVGIFPELVHLATNYFFVLLPGFEGTWETINIRMQIAQTHGMFNITNTFIQLPLVSYLAWAVTKLVPGADAQFDIKPRYLEPRLLANPAVALGQATREIMRMGRHASEFFGESLQFFFNPRGKELNPMYLEQKEELINRLDTNITDYLVKLSSNKKMNEDQSNYAQTLLQAVNDLERIGDHADNIVELAIYSVEHKIKFSDEALASIHSMAELTGETLRLALKALETGDHTLARQVIRNEVIIDNLEKEFREGHIMRLNEGICTGTEGSVFLDLLGNMERVGDHAVNIAEYVLGQMGATERMEVKIVSKRIAEDEDGARNKN from the coding sequence ATGCCTTTTTCGGTTCAAGATATGCTGTTTTATGCGTTGGGCGGCCTGGGTATTTTTTTATTTGGTATCAAATATATGTCTGAAGGTTTGCAGAGTGTGGCCGGTGAGCGCATGCGCGAATTTCTGGAGAAGGGGACCAAGACGCCGCTGCGCGGTGTTGTTACCGGGGCCTTAGTTACCGCCCTTATACAAAGCAGCAGTGGTACCACGGTTTTGACAGTAGGTCTGGTTAATGCCGGGCTATTGACTTTAAGGCAGGCCATTGGTGTGATCATGGGCGCCAATATTGGAACAACATTGACTGCTTACTTGATTGGTTTTAAGTTGGAGGATTATGCTCTACCCATTATTGCCATAGGTGTTATTATGCTATTCTTTATAAAAAATAAAAAAATTGGTAATGTGGGACAGGTTTTATTTGGCTTCGGCATGTTGTTTTATGGTATGAGTGTCATGGGTGATGGTCTTAAGCCGTTAAAGGACTGGCCGGTTTTCTTTAATTTAATGACTAATGTAGAGAATAACCCGCTGCTTGGGGTGTTAATCGGCACGATATTTACATTTGTGGTACAAAGCAGTAGCGCCACCATCGGTGTATTGCAGGAGTTGGCCGATCAGGGTGCGGTTACTTATGTGCAGGCGGTGCCTATTTTATTTGGAGACAATATCGGCACCACGGTGACTGCTTTACTGGCTTCCATTGGCACAACAGTAGCAGCGCGGCGGGCGGCCCTTACCCATACTTTATTTAACTTGAGTGGCACAGCTTTGTTTTTGCCGCTGTTTTTGGTGGGCATTTTCCCTGAATTGGTCCACCTGGCCACAAACTATTTTTTTGTGCTTTTACCCGGCTTTGAAGGCACTTGGGAAACAATCAATATCCGAATGCAGATTGCCCAGACACACGGTATGTTTAATATAACCAACACATTTATTCAACTGCCGTTGGTATCCTACCTGGCCTGGGCAGTCACCAAATTAGTGCCCGGTGCGGATGCCCAGTTCGATATAAAACCCCGCTACCTGGAACCGCGCTTGCTGGCCAACCCGGCGGTGGCTCTGGGGCAGGCTACCCGGGAGATAATGCGCATGGGGCGGCATGCCAGTGAATTTTTCGGGGAGTCCTTGCAGTTTTTCTTTAATCCCAGGGGCAAGGAGCTTAATCCCATGTATCTGGAGCAAAAAGAAGAATTAATCAACAGGCTTGATACTAATATCACTGATTACCTTGTTAAGTTATCCTCAAACAAAAAAATGAATGAGGATCAATCCAATTACGCCCAAACTTTATTGCAGGCAGTTAATGATCTGGAGAGAATTGGCGACCATGCGGATAATATTGTAGAACTGGCTATTTACAGTGTGGAGCATAAAATTAAGTTTTCGGATGAGGCCCTGGCCAGTATCCACTCCATGGCGGAACTTACCGGTGAAACCCTTAGACTTGCTTTAAAAGCTCTGGAAACTGGTGACCACACCTTAGCTAGGCAGGTAATCCGAAACGAAGTGATTATAGATAATTTGGAAAAGGAATTTCGGGAAGGCCATATTATGCGCTTGAATGAAGGTATTTGTACCGGAACCGAGGGCTCGGTATTTTTGGATTTATTGGGCAATATGGAGCGGGTCGGTGATCATGCTGTCAATATAGCAGAATATGTGCTGGGACAAATGGGAGCCACAGAGCGCATGGAGGTTAAAATAGTCAGTAAAAGGATAGCCGAGGATGAGGACGGGGCAAGAAATAAAAATTAA
- a CDS encoding cell wall hydrolase has translation MHNGNTKTTLPLLKPRILRILCGVVFVAVLLIAARDLQAGERRVLSWGDRGSDVAQVQRKLKQYNLYEGQVTGYYDRDTVQSVRRFQGRNKIAARGVLDEKTHLLLFKPVAEDIPREDVFLLSAIIESEAANEPYLGRVAVGAVIVNRIDSASFPNTLGGVIFQPGAFESVWNGQFGREISADSRRAARDAWSGQDPTGNALYFWNPAKPVNPWVWQRQQVAQIGRHVFAR, from the coding sequence ATGCATAATGGTAATACAAAAACAACATTGCCATTATTAAAGCCCAGGATACTGAGGATTTTATGCGGGGTAGTGTTTGTTGCTGTTTTGCTTATAGCCGCCCGGGATTTGCAGGCGGGTGAACGGCGTGTACTATCCTGGGGTGACCGGGGTAGTGACGTGGCACAAGTGCAGCGAAAATTAAAGCAATATAATTTATACGAGGGACAAGTGACGGGTTATTATGATCGGGATACCGTTCAATCCGTGCGCAGATTTCAAGGGCGGAACAAAATTGCAGCTCGGGGCGTGCTGGATGAAAAAACACATTTATTACTTTTTAAACCGGTGGCTGAGGATATTCCCAGGGAAGATGTTTTTCTGCTCTCGGCTATTATAGAGAGTGAAGCTGCTAATGAGCCTTACCTGGGTAGAGTTGCCGTTGGGGCCGTGATTGTAAATCGGATAGATAGTGCTAGTTTTCCAAATACTTTAGGGGGAGTAATATTTCAGCCGGGAGCATTTGAATCGGTTTGGAACGGGCAATTTGGCCGCGAAATTAGTGCTGATTCACGTCGGGCTGCTCGGGATGCCTGGTCTGGTCAGGATCCCACCGGCAATGCACTATATTTTTGGAACCCGGCAAAGCCGGTTAATCCCTGGGTTTGGCAGCGCCAACAGGTGGCGCAAATAGGTCGTCATGTCTTTGCTCGTTAG
- a CDS encoding ABC-F family ATP-binding cassette domain-containing protein, translating into MIVLQASHIYKSFGGTQLLKDVTLAVREGEKIGLVGRNGAGKTTLLKILTGQLPPDAGEIIRPKTITLGYLAQQGGLQSNRTIWEELLSAFAHHTAMEEKLRNLEITMGRPEYTANPAMLKKVTEEYTGLRETFARNGGYEYRAAIRGVLHGLQFGEEYYNISVDQLSGGEKTRLALAKLLLTKPEVLILDEPTNYLDMETMGWLEKYLQTYPGAILAVSHDRYFLDTVAKAVYELEFSRLKRYNGNYSRYLVLKAEELEQQAKQYRKQQEEITRLQDFVRRNIARASTTGRAKSKQKLLEKIKPLEKPHSDDKKINVSMGTVRSSGKEVMTVKDLKIGYQGHAVASNLTFSIFRGERVALLGPNGTGKTTLLKTLAEILPPISGSINKGYHVSTGYYEQEQKHMAGNKQVIYELWDEFPQFDEQTVRTILGSFLFSGEDVLKYVGELSGGEKARLALAKLMCRQANFLMLDEPTSHLDILGNEAMENALLQYPGTLLFVSHDRYFINKIATRIIELTQTGVNSYLGNFDDYQSKKAAEARNQQPESRDSETTSETKKHYLQRKEKQREERRKQRRTEELEKLINDVEVNIKHLEQQLFLPEVYNDHKAYQQKNSELEELHKQLEEYMEEWVELTG; encoded by the coding sequence GTGATAGTATTACAGGCGTCACATATTTATAAATCCTTTGGCGGCACACAATTGCTCAAAGACGTTACCCTGGCCGTTCGGGAAGGAGAAAAAATCGGGCTAGTGGGAAGAAACGGAGCAGGGAAAACCACCTTGCTAAAAATCCTTACCGGGCAGCTACCCCCTGACGCCGGGGAAATCATACGCCCCAAAACAATCACCCTGGGCTATCTGGCCCAGCAGGGCGGCCTACAGTCAAACCGCACAATTTGGGAGGAATTGCTGTCAGCATTTGCCCACCACACAGCTATGGAGGAGAAGTTACGCAACTTGGAAATTACCATGGGAAGACCGGAATACACAGCCAACCCGGCCATGCTAAAAAAAGTCACTGAAGAATATACCGGCTTGCGGGAAACATTCGCCAGAAACGGCGGCTATGAGTATCGTGCCGCCATCCGTGGTGTGCTGCACGGACTACAATTCGGTGAAGAATATTACAACATATCTGTGGACCAGCTAAGCGGCGGCGAAAAAACACGCCTTGCTCTGGCCAAGCTGTTGTTAACCAAACCCGAGGTGCTGATATTGGACGAACCCACCAATTACCTGGACATGGAAACCATGGGCTGGCTGGAAAAATATCTACAAACATACCCCGGCGCTATTTTAGCGGTTTCCCATGACCGTTACTTTTTGGACACTGTCGCAAAAGCGGTTTATGAATTAGAATTTTCCCGTCTGAAGCGCTATAACGGTAATTATTCCCGCTATCTTGTTTTAAAAGCTGAGGAATTGGAACAGCAAGCCAAACAATACCGCAAACAGCAGGAAGAGATTACCCGTCTCCAAGATTTCGTCAGGCGCAATATCGCCCGGGCGTCCACCACTGGAAGGGCTAAAAGCAAACAAAAATTGTTAGAAAAAATTAAGCCTCTTGAAAAACCGCACTCAGACGATAAAAAAATCAATGTATCCATGGGCACAGTCCGATCCAGCGGCAAAGAGGTAATGACTGTTAAAGATTTAAAGATAGGTTATCAAGGTCATGCGGTGGCCAGCAATCTAACTTTTAGTATATTTCGTGGTGAACGGGTAGCGCTGCTGGGGCCAAACGGCACCGGCAAAACTACACTGCTAAAAACGCTGGCCGAAATATTGCCCCCCATATCGGGCTCAATCAACAAAGGTTATCATGTTAGCACAGGTTATTATGAACAAGAACAAAAACATATGGCCGGCAATAAACAGGTTATTTATGAGCTGTGGGACGAATTTCCTCAATTCGATGAGCAGACCGTGCGCACAATTTTAGGAAGTTTCTTATTTAGTGGAGAAGATGTACTTAAATATGTAGGCGAGTTAAGCGGCGGTGAAAAAGCCAGGCTTGCTCTGGCCAAGCTAATGTGCAGGCAGGCTAATTTTTTAATGTTGGACGAACCCACCAGTCACCTGGACATACTGGGCAACGAAGCCATGGAAAATGCATTGCTACAATACCCGGGCACTTTGCTGTTTGTTTCCCACGACCGCTACTTCATAAATAAGATAGCCACCCGGATTATTGAGCTTACTCAAACCGGCGTAAATAGTTACCTGGGTAACTTTGATGATTATCAAAGCAAAAAGGCCGCTGAAGCCAGGAATCAGCAACCAGAAAGCCGGGACAGCGAAACAACCAGTGAAACAAAAAAGCATTACCTCCAGCGCAAGGAAAAACAGCGGGAAGAGAGAAGGAAACAGCGTCGCACGGAGGAACTGGAAAAACTGATTAACGATGTTGAAGTAAACATTAAACACCTGGAGCAGCAGCTATTTCTACCTGAAGTATATAACGACCATAAGGCCTACCAGCAGAAAAACTCTGAATTGGAAGAACTTCACAAACAGCTGGAAGAGTATATGGAAGAATGGGTGGAATTAACCGGGTAA